One window from the genome of Metabacillus flavus encodes:
- a CDS encoding serine/threonine protein kinase: protein MINIDLELTAKVSVKSVDPLDPVHVKNIPEGWRLLGRGNYAAVFVNEALPEKIVKLYAENREGAEKEKQVYQILGNHPAYSVMYGFSNRYLILKKLEGLTLYEALRKGVYIPEKVIHDVDEAIEYAREKGLNPTDIHGKNVMMKDGRGYIVDVSDFLEEFDCPRWKDFKKAYYRIYLPLSRFRKWKIPRWMLERIRKGYQKYLKINGYYKRKKKSKETKRLAKKS from the coding sequence ATGATCAATATCGATCTTGAATTAACAGCAAAAGTTTCCGTGAAAAGTGTGGACCCTCTCGACCCGGTTCATGTAAAAAACATACCCGAAGGCTGGAGACTGCTTGGCCGTGGAAATTATGCGGCCGTTTTCGTAAACGAAGCCCTTCCAGAAAAAATTGTAAAGCTTTATGCAGAAAATCGGGAAGGCGCCGAAAAAGAAAAACAAGTATACCAGATACTCGGCAATCACCCCGCTTACTCGGTCATGTATGGATTTAGCAATCGATATCTAATCTTAAAAAAACTGGAAGGACTCACTCTTTATGAGGCATTGAGAAAAGGAGTGTATATCCCTGAAAAAGTCATACATGATGTAGATGAAGCTATTGAATATGCACGGGAAAAAGGTCTGAACCCTACTGATATTCATGGAAAAAACGTCATGATGAAGGATGGCAGAGGCTATATCGTGGACGTCTCTGATTTTTTAGAAGAGTTTGACTGTCCAAGATGGAAGGATTTCAAAAAAGCGTACTACCGGATATACCTTCCTCTATCAAGATTCAGAAAATGGAAGATTCCCCGCTGGATGCTTGAACGGATTCGTAAGGGCTATCAAAAATACCTGAAGATTAACGGATATTACAAAAGAAAGAAAAAGAGCAAAGAAACAAAACGCCTGGCTAAAAAAAGCTAG
- a CDS encoding YnfA family protein, whose protein sequence is MIKSIILFILAGLAEIGGGYLIWLWLKNGLPMWYGIIGGAVLVVYGILPALQDFPDFGRVYAAYGGLFIVLALLWGWGVDGKAPDFYDTLGAVICLMGAGIILWAPR, encoded by the coding sequence ATGATAAAATCAATCATTTTATTTATATTAGCAGGTTTAGCGGAAATTGGAGGGGGCTATTTGATTTGGCTGTGGCTAAAAAACGGCCTCCCGATGTGGTACGGTATCATTGGCGGGGCAGTGCTGGTCGTATATGGCATATTGCCGGCCCTGCAGGATTTTCCTGATTTCGGCAGAGTGTATGCAGCGTACGGAGGATTATTTATCGTCCTCGCTTTGCTATGGGGATGGGGCGTAGATGGAAAAGCTCCTGATTTCTATGACACATTAGGAGCAGTTATCTGTCTAATGGGAGCGGGAATTATTCTATGGGCCCCCCGCTGA
- a CDS encoding thermonuclease family protein: MKKHIMVIILLTHLILAGCSAMTQHSDQPVQTQSSSYNETKQEKHEDEKGTVREEEKGNTIQATVLSVTDGDTLKAELKNGTTEKVRLILVDTPESRGKYQGNPQPFAKEASVFTKEQLEGKEIELELGVEERDRFGRLLAYIWIDGEMYNERLLKEGLARVAVYPPNTKYLDQFKEVEAKAKKEERKIWSLENYATDRGFEEEVNDKVPEEPSKEENPQANQQFDPNGPDRDCGDFAGHEEAQAFFEAAGPGDPHRLDRDGDGLACDK, translated from the coding sequence TTGAAAAAACATATTATGGTGATTATTTTACTTACTCATTTAATCTTGGCAGGATGTTCAGCGATGACGCAGCATTCCGATCAACCCGTTCAAACGCAGTCTTCATCTTACAATGAAACAAAACAGGAAAAACATGAAGATGAAAAGGGCACTGTTCGAGAGGAAGAAAAGGGAAATACAATTCAAGCTACGGTTCTTTCTGTTACAGATGGCGATACTTTGAAAGCAGAACTTAAAAATGGGACAACGGAAAAAGTCCGTCTTATATTAGTTGATACACCGGAAAGCAGAGGGAAATACCAAGGAAACCCTCAGCCATTTGCCAAAGAGGCATCCGTCTTTACAAAGGAGCAATTGGAAGGAAAGGAAATAGAGCTTGAATTAGGAGTAGAGGAAAGAGACCGGTTTGGCCGTTTGCTCGCATACATATGGATTGACGGCGAAATGTACAACGAACGCCTCTTAAAAGAAGGGCTTGCAAGGGTAGCTGTATACCCGCCTAATACAAAATATCTGGATCAATTTAAGGAAGTAGAAGCAAAGGCAAAAAAAGAAGAACGGAAAATATGGTCTCTTGAAAACTACGCCACTGATCGCGGATTTGAAGAGGAAGTGAATGATAAGGTGCCAGAGGAGCCATCCAAAGAAGAAAATCCTCAAGCAAATCAGCAATTCGACCCAAATGGTCCGGATAGGGATTGCGGTGATTTTGCAGGACATGAGGAAGCTCAGGCCTTTTTTGAAGCGGCAGGCCCGGGAGATCCGCATAGACTTGACCGGGATGGAGACGGATTGGCCTGTGACAAATAA
- a CDS encoding TIGR02206 family membrane protein: MDKAFHIFSESHILALFVTFIAMPLVFILRTRFTAARYVIGFVLLSSEVLEQLWKLSAGRWSLSADLPLHLSDLAVLIAIIMTFTNNRALFQFLWYAGIASSFQAIISPDLGPCTFPHPIFFTFFVSHAGVIMACLLFAAKGFRPSLRSLWITALLVNLYAAAVYWVNHLLNSNYLYIMKKPEGGSLLEVLGPWPWYLLSMEGVMLVSFFLLYLPFRSD; this comes from the coding sequence ATGGACAAGGCTTTTCATATTTTTTCTGAATCACACATTTTGGCGCTATTCGTGACTTTTATTGCCATGCCACTTGTTTTTATTCTCCGTACTCGTTTTACCGCAGCCCGGTATGTTATTGGATTTGTACTATTGTCGTCTGAAGTGCTTGAACAGCTATGGAAGCTATCGGCAGGGAGATGGTCTCTCTCAGCGGATCTCCCGCTTCATTTGAGTGATCTTGCTGTTCTCATTGCAATCATTATGACTTTTACGAATAACCGTGCACTTTTTCAATTTCTCTGGTATGCAGGAATTGCAAGTTCATTTCAAGCAATCATTAGCCCGGATCTTGGTCCCTGCACATTTCCGCATCCCATCTTTTTTACGTTTTTTGTATCCCATGCCGGAGTTATCATGGCATGCCTTCTTTTTGCTGCAAAGGGCTTCAGGCCATCCCTGCGATCTCTCTGGATCACAGCTTTGCTGGTCAATCTGTATGCAGCGGCTGTGTATTGGGTCAATCATCTTCTAAACTCAAACTACTTATACATAATGAAAAAACCAGAAGGGGGATCCCTTCTGGAAGTACTTGGCCCCTGGCCATGGTATTTGCTTTCTATGGAAGGAGTTATGCTGGTCAGTTTTTTTCTTTTATATCTGCCTTTCCGCAGTGATTGA
- a CDS encoding FAD-dependent oxidoreductase: MPNQHLQTELPLYPSSLWRPIENELSFPPLEESLKVDAVIVGAGITGITAAYLLQKAGVHTALIDARKALGGTTGHTTAKITSQHGLIYESLIKGIGEEKAQEYYKANEAARSFIEETVQSLGISCQLKTQDAFLYASSSSGDKKVRAEYEAYKKLGIPAEFMESTPLPFPVKSAVRIKNQAQFHPVEYLSDLLKEFVSSGGFVFEHTRAVEIDKSENPAITTAEGHKLTSRHVLISSHYPFPDFTGLQFAKLEPERSYILAAKTSRPFPEGMYISADEPVRSLRSAEEDGEQVVLIGGEDHKTGQMQETEKCYEALEEFGREQLDMTKIRYRWSSQDLKTLDGVPYAGPITKQHPNIFITTGYGLWGMTNGTAAAQVVSDAILGKKNPYEELYSPQRPGNKTAAVQFIKQNTDTAKEFVKGKLKRSYEGLDDIGLDEGAKVKVNGQKAGAYKDPAGNITLVKPVCTHMGCDLEWNNGDRSWDCPCHGSRFNTDGEILEGPAVKPLTKLD, translated from the coding sequence ATGCCAAATCAGCATTTGCAAACGGAACTGCCCCTCTATCCTTCTTCCTTATGGAGACCTATTGAAAATGAGCTGTCTTTTCCGCCCCTCGAAGAATCCCTGAAGGTTGATGCCGTAATTGTCGGAGCCGGAATTACAGGAATAACTGCAGCCTATTTACTGCAGAAAGCTGGAGTACATACAGCTCTGATTGATGCAAGGAAAGCTCTCGGCGGAACGACCGGCCATACTACCGCTAAAATCACATCACAGCATGGGCTTATTTATGAATCTCTTATTAAGGGAATTGGCGAAGAAAAAGCGCAAGAATACTATAAAGCGAATGAAGCAGCTAGATCATTTATTGAAGAAACGGTACAAAGCTTAGGAATCTCCTGTCAGCTGAAAACACAGGATGCTTTTTTGTATGCCTCTTCCTCCAGCGGAGATAAAAAAGTAAGGGCTGAATATGAAGCCTATAAAAAACTTGGTATTCCAGCTGAATTTATGGAAAGCACCCCTCTTCCATTCCCAGTCAAATCCGCAGTTCGAATAAAAAACCAGGCCCAATTTCATCCTGTGGAATACCTGTCTGATCTGCTGAAGGAATTCGTCAGCTCAGGAGGATTTGTTTTCGAGCATACCAGGGCTGTCGAAATAGATAAGTCCGAAAATCCCGCTATTACAACAGCAGAAGGACATAAATTGACCAGCCGGCACGTTCTCATATCATCCCACTATCCATTTCCGGATTTTACGGGACTTCAATTTGCCAAACTGGAGCCGGAGCGTTCTTATATCCTGGCGGCAAAAACCTCCCGCCCGTTCCCTGAAGGTATGTATATAAGTGCGGATGAACCTGTCCGATCACTCCGATCAGCAGAAGAAGATGGAGAGCAAGTTGTGCTGATTGGCGGGGAAGATCATAAAACAGGACAAATGCAGGAAACGGAGAAATGCTATGAAGCTCTGGAAGAATTTGGCCGGGAGCAATTAGATATGACTAAAATCCGCTACCGATGGTCTTCACAGGATTTAAAAACATTAGACGGCGTTCCATATGCAGGTCCTATAACGAAACAGCATCCCAATATATTTATAACCACCGGATATGGCCTATGGGGAATGACGAACGGCACTGCTGCTGCCCAGGTTGTTTCCGATGCAATTCTTGGTAAAAAGAACCCTTATGAAGAGCTCTATTCTCCTCAGAGGCCGGGAAATAAAACCGCTGCTGTTCAGTTTATTAAACAGAATACGGATACAGCGAAGGAATTTGTAAAAGGTAAGCTGAAAAGATCTTATGAAGGGCTGGATGACATAGGACTTGATGAAGGAGCCAAAGTAAAAGTAAACGGCCAGAAAGCAGGTGCTTATAAGGATCCAGCCGGGAACATTACACTGGTGAAACCTGTATGCACACATATGGGATGCGATTTGGAGTGGAACAATGGAGACAGGTCCTGGGACTGTCCATGTCATGGTTCAAGATTCAACACAGATGGAGAGATTCTCGAAGGTCCTGCTGTAAAACCGCTTACCAAGCTTGATTAA
- a CDS encoding tryptophan-rich sensory protein, producing MRTFKTFAVINVLAYIVMVGINFLANAVPINGQTTGEVSAGVPVLFEPANYAFSIWGLIYLLLAVWVIRAFFVTAAEKLVYTAIGYLFAVNALLNALWIVLFHYELFNLTILVMFGILYTLIRIYSIIEKSGQTSLLLRVPISIYMGWISVAAIVNVFIFFKSNEISSFLGLGELGWTMIMLIVTALLGAYMILVKNDLAYGLVLIWAVIAIAVNQMTAAPAVAKTAMVVWIFLAILTILKGSMLLLRKK from the coding sequence ATGAGGACCTTTAAAACTTTCGCAGTAATTAATGTACTGGCTTACATCGTTATGGTGGGAATAAATTTTTTAGCAAATGCAGTTCCGATTAACGGCCAAACAACTGGAGAGGTTTCAGCAGGAGTGCCGGTTCTTTTTGAGCCGGCAAATTATGCGTTTTCCATTTGGGGACTTATATATCTCCTATTAGCTGTATGGGTTATCAGAGCATTTTTTGTAACAGCGGCAGAGAAATTGGTTTACACCGCAATAGGGTATCTCTTTGCTGTGAATGCACTGCTTAATGCATTATGGATCGTTCTCTTTCATTATGAACTATTCAATTTGACTATCCTTGTGATGTTCGGAATTCTTTACACTTTAATTAGAATCTATTCCATTATTGAAAAATCCGGACAGACGTCTCTATTGCTGAGAGTACCGATTTCTATTTACATGGGGTGGATTTCAGTTGCAGCGATCGTCAATGTATTTATCTTTTTTAAATCTAATGAAATCAGTTCTTTTTTAGGTTTGGGAGAATTGGGTTGGACAATGATTATGCTTATCGTTACTGCTTTGCTTGGAGCTTATATGATTCTTGTGAAAAATGATCTGGCGTATGGACTGGTGTTGATTTGGGCGGTCATTGCTATTGCTGTTAATCAGATGACTGCTGCGCCGGCAGTCGCAAAAACTGCGATGGTAGTTTGGATTTTCTTGGCCATATTGACAATTTTAAAAGGGAGCATGCTTTTGCTGAGGAAAAAATAA
- the aldA gene encoding aldehyde dehydrogenase: MQEHKLYINGEYTDSTSGDWIDIVNPSNGEVISRIPDGTKEDAEKAIEAAYAAQKEWEQVPSFKRGKIVRQIGDEIEKIREKMITLLSEEQGKPYEQSSAEVDLAIDYFRYMSEWARRIEGEVIQSDRPNENIFLHKRPIGVVGGIVPWNFPVFIFARKVATALIAGCSIVLKPSQQTPNTAAELTKIIDKLDLPKGVFNMITGTGSTIGNALASSPKVGMITMTGSTGAGTKVMEAAAQNITKVNLELGGKAPAIVTKHADLDLAVENITASRITNAGQACTNAERVYVHESVAEEFTQKLAAAFNKVKVGDAVKDRDAQMGPLVSEDRLKTVEEALEKAIQAGAKVAAGGNRPEGLTGGFYLRPTVLTNVTDDMDIMKEETFGPVLPVATFSDLDDAIRKANDSIYGLSSSVYTNDYNEAMYVSNQLRFGETFVNRENFEAIQGYHAGMRQSGLGGADGKHGLEDYLVTQVVYMQYKTDLK; this comes from the coding sequence ATGCAAGAGCACAAGTTATATATAAATGGAGAGTACACAGATTCAACTTCAGGCGATTGGATTGATATTGTCAACCCTTCAAATGGAGAAGTCATCTCAAGAATTCCTGACGGGACGAAGGAAGATGCGGAAAAAGCAATTGAAGCGGCTTATGCAGCCCAAAAGGAATGGGAGCAGGTTCCTTCGTTTAAAAGAGGGAAGATCGTCCGTCAAATCGGGGATGAGATTGAAAAGATCCGGGAGAAAATGATTACCTTATTATCCGAGGAGCAAGGGAAACCTTACGAACAGTCTTCAGCTGAAGTAGATCTTGCCATTGACTACTTCCGATACATGTCCGAATGGGCCAGAAGAATAGAAGGAGAAGTTATTCAGAGTGACAGGCCTAACGAAAACATTTTTCTTCACAAACGTCCGATAGGTGTTGTCGGCGGTATTGTACCTTGGAATTTTCCTGTTTTTATTTTTGCCAGAAAAGTTGCGACTGCATTAATTGCAGGCTGTTCAATCGTTTTGAAGCCAAGTCAGCAAACACCGAATACAGCTGCTGAACTTACAAAGATCATCGATAAATTAGATCTTCCTAAAGGTGTTTTCAACATGATTACCGGAACAGGATCCACTATTGGAAATGCATTGGCAAGCAGTCCGAAGGTTGGCATGATTACGATGACCGGCAGTACAGGTGCTGGAACGAAAGTTATGGAAGCCGCTGCTCAGAACATTACGAAGGTCAACCTTGAGCTTGGCGGAAAAGCACCCGCTATCGTCACAAAGCATGCGGACCTTGATCTTGCGGTTGAAAACATTACTGCGTCCCGCATCACAAACGCGGGCCAGGCTTGTACGAATGCCGAAAGAGTTTATGTCCACGAATCAGTAGCTGAGGAATTCACTCAAAAATTAGCCGCAGCCTTCAACAAAGTGAAGGTCGGCGACGCAGTAAAAGACCGAGATGCCCAAATGGGTCCGCTCGTCAGTGAAGATCGTTTGAAAACTGTCGAAGAAGCTCTGGAGAAAGCAATCCAAGCTGGTGCCAAAGTAGCAGCAGGCGGCAACCGTCCAGAAGGATTAACCGGCGGATTCTATTTACGTCCGACGGTCCTAACTAACGTAACAGATGATATGGATATTATGAAGGAAGAAACGTTTGGCCCTGTATTACCGGTTGCCACCTTCTCGGATTTGGATGATGCAATTCGGAAGGCGAACGACTCCATATACGGTCTTTCTTCCTCTGTTTATACGAATGATTACAATGAAGCCATGTATGTATCGAATCAGCTTCGTTTTGGTGAGACATTCGTCAACCGCGAAAACTTCGAAGCCATTCAGGGCTACCATGCGGGTATGCGCCAGTCGGGACTTGGCGGTGCGGACGGCAAACATGGTTTAGAGGATTATCTGGTTACGCAGGTTGTGTACATGCAATATAAAACAGATTTGAAATAA
- a CDS encoding Bax inhibitor-1/YccA family protein — protein MRTANPTLKSFEKGMGYAGGRRMTLMGAVHKSFLLLFILVVSAGTTWYFAAQGDNVTPMMLIGAIGGLIFALITSFTPKASPITAPIYAVLEGMFVGGISAYYSSLYEGIVMQAVLITMGIFLGLLLVYRSGLIKVTNNFRLGVAAATMGVFMVYLISFVLGLFGVSVPFLHESSTIGIVISLVIIVIAALNLVLDFDFIEHGAARGLPKHMEWYAGFALLVTLVWLYLEILRLLSKISSRN, from the coding sequence ATGAGAACAGCGAATCCGACATTAAAATCATTTGAAAAAGGAATGGGATATGCTGGCGGGCGCCGAATGACTCTCATGGGCGCTGTCCATAAGTCATTTTTGCTCCTGTTTATTCTTGTTGTTTCTGCTGGAACAACCTGGTATTTTGCAGCGCAGGGGGATAACGTGACGCCGATGATGCTGATCGGTGCAATCGGCGGACTGATTTTTGCGCTTATCACAAGCTTTACACCAAAAGCATCGCCAATAACGGCGCCGATCTATGCCGTGCTGGAGGGAATGTTTGTCGGAGGTATTTCAGCGTATTATTCAAGCTTGTATGAAGGAATTGTCATGCAGGCCGTATTGATTACCATGGGGATTTTTCTTGGCTTGCTGCTTGTCTACCGAAGCGGATTGATAAAAGTAACCAACAATTTCCGTCTTGGAGTAGCGGCAGCGACAATGGGCGTATTTATGGTCTATTTGATTTCATTTGTGCTGGGCCTTTTTGGAGTCAGCGTTCCATTTCTTCACGAATCCAGCACCATCGGGATTGTGATCTCGCTCGTAATTATAGTGATTGCCGCCCTTAACCTTGTCCTTGATTTTGACTTCATCGAGCATGGGGCAGCGAGGGGCTTGCCTAAGCATATGGAATGGTACGCAGGCTTTGCTCTCCTTGTTACGCTAGTCTGGCTTTATCTTGAAATCCTCCGGCTGCTTTCTAAAATCAGCTCCAGAAATTAA
- a CDS encoding transcriptional regulator SplA domain-containing protein: MDHKEDEKQYLNIDHAQFVQHPKNKDGVALFLKESYHLLSSEDLEKLSSEEE; the protein is encoded by the coding sequence ATGGATCATAAAGAGGATGAAAAACAATATTTGAACATTGATCACGCACAATTTGTACAGCATCCCAAAAACAAAGATGGTGTAGCCTTGTTTTTGAAGGAGTCTTATCACCTGCTGTCTTCGGAGGATTTGGAAAAGTTATCAAGTGAAGAAGAGTAA
- a CDS encoding MOSC domain-containing protein, protein MMKIEYLSKGMPKQMKDHKGKHFQSGINKETVNELEVSAGTVAGDDVANHDYHGGPDRVLCVYPFEHYQRWQSEFGKPLKQSAFGENLTVTGMQENEICIGDQIQIGSVLAEVSQGRYPCATINRHTGIDQLLAKIINTGYTGYFFRILKPGTIRKTDKIELVNRVTSITVADIHHTFFHNRKDTDAIQSILQIQTLADDWKKKFENLLERT, encoded by the coding sequence ATGATGAAAATTGAATATTTGAGCAAAGGAATGCCAAAGCAGATGAAAGACCATAAGGGGAAGCATTTTCAATCAGGAATAAATAAAGAAACGGTTAATGAGCTTGAGGTTTCAGCAGGAACCGTAGCAGGGGATGATGTAGCGAATCATGATTATCACGGAGGTCCGGATCGTGTTCTTTGCGTATATCCATTTGAGCATTATCAAAGATGGCAATCAGAATTTGGAAAACCGCTAAAGCAATCGGCTTTCGGTGAAAATTTAACTGTAACCGGAATGCAGGAGAACGAAATCTGCATAGGTGATCAAATTCAGATTGGATCAGTTCTGGCCGAGGTTTCTCAAGGTCGTTATCCTTGTGCAACGATAAATCGGCACACTGGTATTGATCAGCTGTTAGCGAAGATCATTAACACTGGATATACTGGGTATTTCTTTAGGATTCTTAAACCCGGAACGATTCGAAAGACAGATAAAATCGAGCTCGTGAATCGAGTGACGTCTATCACGGTGGCGGATATCCACCACACTTTCTTCCACAACCGTAAAGATACGGATGCAATCCAGAGTATTTTGCAAATCCAAACTCTGGCTGACGACTGGAAAAAGAAATTCGAAAATTTATTAGAGCGGACTTAA
- the mgtE gene encoding magnesium transporter, which yields MVKNMTYDEILLRIILLLRDGKRKDFRDLIEELQPYDMASIFKEMPEKHYARFLSFMNVDNITALMQELERPYQLALFNKIGKMKGVQVMNKMDNDDLAQLLEELDPELKNQLLSSMEQEESEAVQALMNYPSETAGRIMTNRFVWIPHHFTVWDAVVKLKAFAEIAETINYLYVINEEKQLVGVISYRDLILGEREERIEDIMYTRVISIKADADQEEVARLIERYDFLALPVVEENNVLVGIVTVDDVIDIVIQEANEDYEKFAASGKSIDFETKALIAAYRRLPWLILLLFIGLVSGSIISFFEGTLNEVVALAFFMPMIAGMTGNTGTQSLAVVVRGLGQNDLDSKMIVRLIFRELRVGLMIGVVCGILITGIAVVWQGNPLLGLVVGSSLFFTLIIGTMAGTMIPILLHKLNVDPAIASGPLITTLNDILSLLIYFGIATSFIQHLQ from the coding sequence ATGGTAAAAAACATGACGTACGACGAGATTCTTCTTCGGATTATTCTCCTGCTTCGGGACGGGAAACGGAAAGATTTTCGTGACTTAATAGAAGAACTGCAGCCATATGATATGGCGAGTATATTCAAAGAAATGCCTGAAAAACATTACGCCCGTTTCCTGTCTTTCATGAATGTTGACAATATTACAGCACTTATGCAAGAGCTTGAGCGTCCATATCAGTTAGCCCTTTTCAATAAGATAGGGAAAATGAAGGGCGTCCAGGTAATGAATAAAATGGATAACGATGACTTGGCACAGCTTTTGGAGGAGCTTGATCCTGAGCTGAAGAATCAGCTTCTTTCAAGCATGGAACAGGAAGAGTCAGAAGCGGTTCAAGCCTTGATGAACTATCCTTCTGAAACTGCGGGACGGATCATGACGAACCGGTTTGTATGGATTCCGCACCACTTTACGGTTTGGGATGCTGTGGTTAAACTCAAAGCCTTCGCAGAAATTGCTGAAACAATCAACTACTTGTATGTTATCAACGAGGAAAAGCAGCTGGTCGGGGTTATCTCGTACAGGGATTTGATACTAGGCGAACGTGAAGAGCGTATAGAAGACATTATGTACACAAGGGTAATTTCCATTAAAGCAGATGCCGATCAGGAAGAGGTGGCACGGTTAATTGAACGCTATGACTTCCTTGCTTTGCCTGTGGTTGAGGAAAACAACGTATTAGTTGGAATCGTAACAGTCGATGACGTAATTGATATCGTGATTCAAGAAGCAAATGAAGATTATGAAAAATTTGCTGCTTCCGGTAAATCCATCGATTTTGAAACAAAGGCGCTTATAGCTGCTTACCGAAGGCTGCCTTGGCTGATTTTACTCTTATTTATCGGACTTGTCTCAGGAAGTATCATCAGTTTTTTTGAAGGAACACTGAACGAGGTAGTCGCACTGGCCTTTTTTATGCCGATGATTGCAGGAATGACCGGGAACACGGGAACCCAGTCATTGGCTGTAGTAGTCCGCGGACTGGGACAAAATGATCTTGATTCCAAAATGATTGTCCGGCTTATTTTCAGGGAGCTCAGGGTAGGATTAATGATTGGGGTTGTGTGCGGGATACTGATCACTGGAATTGCTGTGGTATGGCAGGGAAATCCTCTTCTTGGTCTGGTAGTTGGATCATCTCTATTCTTTACTCTCATAATAGGTACAATGGCTGGTACGATGATTCCGATCTTGCTTCACAAGCTGAACGTTGATCCTGCTATTGCCTCCGGACCGCTTATTACTACTTTGAATGACATTTTGTCGCTGCTTATTTATTTTGGAATTGCGACATCCTTTATACAGCACTTGCAGTAA
- a CDS encoding aspartyl-phosphate phosphatase Spo0E family protein — protein MNIYESVVEKYRQRMVEVAGKHGYTAEETVKVSQHLDKLLNMSTHPARQGMIRSHDEIKYSPNKNS, from the coding sequence TTGAATATATATGAATCGGTTGTGGAAAAATATCGTCAGAGAATGGTAGAAGTAGCCGGTAAACATGGGTATACTGCAGAGGAAACGGTGAAAGTAAGCCAGCACTTAGACAAGCTGCTCAATATGAGCACACATCCGGCCAGACAGGGCATGATCCGGTCTCATGATGAAATAAAATATTCTCCTAATAAAAATAGCTGA